Proteins from a genomic interval of Nostoc sp. TCL240-02:
- a CDS encoding AAA-like domain-containing protein — MPTLPAPSQSARFFISYRSQDPDLSLAKDFYEAIKAAGHEAFMAGESIRLGEKWPQRIDEELQQCDYFLLLLSERSATSEMVTEEVRQAKELRDGSDQHKPVILPIRVNFPRSAPLNYDLRGYLQQIQQQEWKSAADTHRILQEIFSLVPNGNVERLAECQSGELGGEQLFSPIPSSAYPPLPVTKPVLPDGQMNLAENSSDLNGLLDPELSPELEFPFFDQAFYADCYKEVKKPGGLIRLRAPLQWGKTYLMSQILDYGTQQGYKTVRLDFQEPEKKLFNTSKPFLQWFCASIARELNLSEKLAQKWKVTVNTNIDCTKYFEEYLLPAINSPLVLGLDNIDVIFSYHIASDFLALLRAWYDKRTTNPIWKKLRLVIAYSKEDYIPRDKNRSPLNVGKGIEIPELNRLQVQNLAQRLQLPWNEEQVAQLMAMVGGHPWLVKEALYKIAWRELTLKELLKIAPTQEGLYSDHLLRHWSTLQDNPELLATMRQVVAVNTPVKIDPEKAYKLWCMRLVKYTGDDVMPLCDLYRFYFRARFDF, encoded by the coding sequence ATGCCAACTTTGCCAGCACCCAGCCAAAGCGCTAGATTTTTTATTAGCTACCGCAGCCAAGATCCAGACTTGAGCCTTGCCAAGGATTTTTATGAAGCTATTAAAGCTGCTGGACACGAAGCATTCATGGCAGGCGAGAGTATTCGCTTAGGGGAAAAATGGCCTCAGCGCATTGATGAAGAACTACAACAGTGTGATTACTTTTTGTTGCTGTTGTCTGAGCGTTCGGCAACTAGCGAGATGGTGACAGAAGAGGTGAGACAGGCTAAAGAGTTACGGGATGGCAGCGATCAGCATAAGCCGGTGATTTTGCCTATTCGCGTTAACTTCCCTCGGAGTGCGCCACTGAATTACGATTTGCGGGGTTATTTACAACAGATTCAGCAGCAAGAGTGGAAGTCGGCTGCTGACACTCACAGAATTTTACAGGAAATTTTTAGTTTAGTGCCAAACGGGAATGTAGAAAGATTAGCAGAGTGCCAGAGTGGGGAATTGGGAGGCGAACAATTATTTTCCCCCATTCCCTCATCTGCTTATCCTCCTTTGCCAGTGACAAAACCAGTATTGCCTGATGGACAGATGAATTTAGCTGAAAATTCGTCTGATTTGAACGGTTTGTTAGATCCAGAACTATCCCCAGAACTGGAATTTCCGTTTTTCGATCAAGCTTTTTATGCTGATTGTTACAAAGAAGTGAAGAAGCCAGGGGGATTAATTCGGTTGAGAGCGCCTTTGCAATGGGGTAAAACCTACTTAATGAGCCAGATTTTGGATTATGGAACTCAGCAAGGCTATAAAACAGTACGGTTAGACTTTCAAGAGCCAGAAAAAAAATTATTCAATACTTCAAAGCCTTTCTTGCAATGGTTCTGCGCCAGCATAGCCAGAGAATTAAATCTATCAGAGAAACTAGCTCAGAAGTGGAAAGTTACAGTGAACACCAACATAGACTGTACAAAATACTTTGAAGAATATTTGTTGCCAGCAATCAATAGTCCGCTAGTTTTGGGATTAGATAATATTGATGTCATATTCTCTTATCACATAGCTAGTGACTTTCTTGCATTACTACGCGCTTGGTATGATAAGCGCACAACTAACCCTATTTGGAAAAAGCTCCGGTTGGTAATAGCCTATTCTAAAGAAGATTACATTCCTAGAGATAAGAATAGATCACCGTTAAATGTCGGGAAAGGTATTGAAATACCAGAGTTAAATCGGCTACAGGTGCAAAATTTAGCACAGCGCCTCCAACTCCCTTGGAATGAAGAGCAAGTTGCCCAACTAATGGCGATGGTTGGTGGGCATCCTTGGCTGGTGAAGGAGGCGCTGTATAAAATAGCGTGGCGTGAACTAACATTGAAAGAACTATTGAAAATTGCTCCCACACAAGAAGGCTTATACAGCGATCATCTGCTTCGCCATTGGTCAACATTGCAGGATAATCCAGAACTACTTGCAACTATGAGACAAGTAGTTGCTGTCAATACCCCAGTCAAAATAGACCCAGAGAAAGCGTATAAATTATGGTGTATGAGACTAGTAAAATACACGGGTGATGATGTTATGCCCTTGTGTGATTTGTATCGGTTTTATTTTCGCGCTCGCTTTGACTTTTAG